The Patescibacteria group bacterium genome segment AAAAAAGTTTACTTCGAAAAGTTCGCCTGGCCACTATCTTGGGAACCTACCAATCATCACTAACCAATTTCCCATATCTTTCAAAAGAATGGAAAGAACATTGTGAAGAAGAACGATTGCTCGGAGTTTCCATTACTGGTCAGTGGGATTGTCCTGCAGTTCGAGATGCAAAAGTTTTGCAAAAAATGAAAGATGAAGCTATCAAGATCAATCAGATCTTCGCCAAGAAACTCGGCATCAGCGCTTCAACCTGCATCACCTGTGTTAAACCTTCTGGAACATTGTCACAAACAGTAGACTGTTCTTCTGGAATGCACCCACGACATGCTCCGTTTTATATTCGACGCATTCGAATTTCCGCCACCGACGCGTTGTTTAAAATGTTGCGCGATCAGGGTGTGCCGTATCATCCAGAGGTTGGACAGCCAATGGATTCTGCCACGACCTATGTTTTGGAATTTCCAGTTAAGGCTCCAGGAGGTTCAATTTACAAAGATGATATTTCAGCATTGAAACAACTTGAGCACTGGAAACTTTTGAAAGAAAATTTTACTGAGCACAATCCATCGGTGACCGTTTCAGTGGGGGAAGATGAATGGATTTCTGTAGCCAACTGGTTGTATGAACACTGGGATATCATTGGAGGACTTTCATTCTTGCCGAGAGATAATCATGTGTACCAGCTCGCTCCGTACGAAAAGATTGATGAGAAGACCTACTTGGAAATGTCCAAGCGAATTGCGCACATAGACTTTTCAAAAATTATTACGTACGAAAAGCAGGATGAGACTGAAGTGAGGAAGGAGATGGCGTGTGTCGCCGGGGTTTGCGAAGTGGTGTAAAACATTTGAATCTGGCGCCCTTCTTCGTTGCTTCACGATTTTGCTTCTGCAACATATATGAATATGTTTTAGTCGCAAAATCGCTCGCGCCTCGAATTGCATCCAGATTCAAATTTTTTCCTAAGCTGTACTAAATTTGGGAAAGTTAAAAAAAGAATCCCCCGCGCCACAGGCGCGGGGGATTCTTTTGTCGGTCGGAAAAATATTAAAAAAGAAAAACCTCGCGCGGACGCGAGGCATGGGCGAAGTAAAGCTCGTCAAAAATCAGGGTGATTTTTGACGAGGCGAGGAGGAGAGACTCTGCAAGCCCTCAGTTGGTCTGGCGGGTGCGTTCGTCGTCAAATTTTCGCCTATCGCCGCTTGATGTAACTGAAGTTTTCTCTTCTGCACGCCTTCGAGTGTTTCAAGCGGGGCCAAAACAGTCCCATCTGATTGGAGGTGAACGAAGAAGAACATTTCCTGTTTTTTGTCACCATCGGAGGCCAGTTTCAATTTTGGATCATTAACTGGTTCAGCCCCAACCCAATTTTGAACAGGCACAAGTGAGAGGCATTTGCTTACCATAAATACATATTCATCGCTGGTCGAATTGGTAATGTTTCGACGAACTCTACCCACGTACTGATAGTGGTCAGTAAAAAAATACGCCGTTTCCTTGTTGATAACCCCAATGACCTTGTAGCCTGAGCGAATTTCGCGAGCAAGTTTTATCCATTCGGAATCAGTGTATTTGTTGCCGGAGCGTTCCCCACGCCAACTCCAGATTTCATCCAGTTGATCAGGTGTGTTCCCCACACCTGTCTTTAAATCTGCAAACAGGATATCGTCGCCAGTGAAATCTGCGCGGAGTAAACAGGTGTCAGTTCCGATTAACCACATGCGTTCAACGGAGGTCACACCAGTTGCCCTAGTCTCGAATTTACTGTAGATCGGTGGGGTGGTTCTGAGCCAATACACGGAGGGCTCCTTTGCGTTCGTGACGAGGGCTGCAAGAAAAAGAACAACTGCGACAAACAGACGGCTAAGTAATTTTTTCATATGTCAACTTTTACTGTATGCCGTGATATACAAGATTATGGGGCGGAAGCCCATTCGTGCACGCTCGTGCAAGAACATTTCGTTATCCCGAACAGTCAGGCAAACAATTCCGAGCGTATTATGAATTATATATAATAGTATGTCAATTTTTTTTCGGGGCGCGCAGAACAATATTAAAAAGAAAAAAACCTCGCGCGGACGCGAGGTTTTGAGTTACTTATTTTTCGGAGTGATGGCCTCTGTGACCTTCCTCACATCTTCGATCGACTTCGAAAGTTTTTCGCTTGGCGTTAGCCTAGCGTCAGCCTTCGCCTGTGCCAAATCCCTCTTGGCATCAGCGATTTTTTCGGTGGTGTCGAGTGGCACGAGCACTTGGCCTCGAGCGTCGCGCGAAACAGCGAAGTAGATCTCCTCCTGTCTGTCGCCGTCTGACGCCAGAGTGAAAAGTTGACCCACTACCGGTTCATGTCCCACCCAATTTCGAACCGGGATCGACTTCAACCATTTGCCAGTTCGAAAAATGTACTCCCCTCCGTTTTGATCTGAGGAAGCTCGGAGCATTTTTCCAAGGCATTCAAATGGATCACGGAAACAGTAGGCAAAGTTCCCATTGACCAAGGCGATTTTCTGGTAGAACTCGCGGTACTGTTGCGCCAACACGAGCCACGGTTCTTCTCCATTTTGAAGTCCCTTTTTGGATTCGGCAAGCGACCAATGCCAAATAGTTGCTTTACCCTCTGCTTTGTCTACGGTATCTATCCGCAGTTCAACTGGGCTAGTGTTTGTATTCGCAAACGAAGCAACAAGGTGATAGTCCGTGATCTCAAGTGACCACACCATTACCAAAATGTCTGCTACCCCCAGTTTACCTGAGATGAACTGGGTGAATGTCGGCGCGTTGGTGATGAGGGTTTGGGGTTGAACGGCGGGGGATTCCTGGGCGAAAAGCACCGAGGCAATGGTCATGAAAATGATGGCCACGAGTGAACTAAGAGTTTTCATCGATGTAAATGTTCCGAGTGCCTTTTAACGGGATCATGGAGCGAGAAGCCCATTCTTGCAAACAGCTACAAGAATTTTTCATGTTTCCGAACAGTCAGGTAAACTATTCTCGGCGCATTATAAATTATAAATTACAAAATGTCAATTTATTGTAAAGAGAAAGCCGCCGCCCGTGAGGGCGGCGGCTTTCATGTGCTTTGTGTCTATAAGCCGAATTCTGTCCTTCGCTTGCGCGAATGGATAGTTATTTATCTGGGCCGCACATTGCTGTGTGGCTCAAGCGGCACTCGCCAATTTTGCCCACCACAGGTGGCGCAAAATTGAGCGTCCTGAGATTCGCCCTAATTAAGGCGAGCGAAGGGTCTTGACCCCTCGATTACTCGGGACGCTCAATTTTTCAGCTGCCTATGGCAGGAAAAATTGGCGCACGGCCTTGCACCCAGGTAAGGATTTTGTCGTTGCACTTCTCGTATTACTACGGAACTCGCCCCGACGTAAATCGGGGCGCTCCAAGGCTTTCGCGTCGGAGCGTCTCTGTTCGCACCTCTATCCTTGCGCCTGCCCGACTGAACGAGTCAGTCGTTCGGGCGGGGACGGCGGGCGTTACCTCCCGATGCCTTTCGGATCGGGATCCCGAATCCGCAAAGCGGACATCGGGACGCTACCATTCTCCCACGCACCTCGCTTCCACTCGGTGCGGAGTTCATCAAGTTGAAAGTTTCAAGTTTATAAAGTGAAGAGGAATTCTTACTTTAAAACTTTATAACTTTATGAACTTGTAACTGCATCGAACGAAAGTGAGATGCGCGGGGAGTGTTCGGACTTTCCTCGCCAATTTTGCCCACTAGAGATCGTTTTTCATAAACTCTGATTTTACAAAATTGGGCTGCCCTTCGATTTGCATAGGAGAGCAAATCTCAGGACGCTCAATTTTGCAACCACCTCCGGTGGGCAAAATTGGCGCAACTATCCAACACAAAGCTCGAAAATTATACCACATCAAATGATTAAATCAATAGGGGATAGCTACCTTAAAAATTCACCAGAGTTTGTTAACAGCGCCATTGATATTGAGGTCTCAGTTTACTATAATTAGAAGGAACAATTTATTCGCCATAATTATTAAATTCCTATGCAGAATGAAGCTATTGATACAGAAGAAAAAGAAATTGAGTCTTCAAAATCCTCGTATGGATTTTTGGAAAAAATTTCTTTCTCGCTAGTGTTTATCCTGCCACTCCTCGTTCCTCTATTTTTTATGTCGACTAATGTTCTTCCGTTTCAGTTTGCCAAGATGCTGGTATTTTCAATTGTAATTGCCGTCGCGTTTGTATGTTGGATTCTTTCCAGATTAAAAGATGGTACATTTATTTTTCCAGCAAATCTCATTACTCTTGGAGCTGCCTTAGTCCTCTTGGTGTCAACCATTTCCGCTTTTTTTTCAGGTTCAATTGGTTGGTCATTGGCTGGCCAGTCATTTGAACTCGGCACTGTTGCATCGCTTGCAGTTTTGTTTCTGCTCTTCCTGTTAGTCTCAATTTATCTTCGGAAAAAAGAGAATATTTTTTATGCCTATTCACTTTTTCTCGGATCGTTTCTCGTTATTGCTGTTTTTGAACTTTTGAGATTAATTTTTGGACCAAGTTTCTTGTCGTTCGGAGTATTTAATGATGTCATTACAAGCACCCTTGGTAAGTGGAATGATCTCGGTATCTTTTTTGGAACCGCCTCAGTCCTAGCACTCATCACCCTCGAACTCATCTCTCTCAGCAAGATTTTCAGAGTATTTGCCTATATCGTGCTGACTAGTTCACTCTTCTTTTTGGCGGTTATCAACCTCAATGTCGTCTGGTACATTTTGGCGGTCTTCAGTCTTAGTTTCTTGGTGTATGTTATTTCATTTGAGAAAAAGGAAGGTGGCTCGATTTTGGCGGACACTTCTGAAAAAACTTCAAAAGTTAAAAGAATACCAAACGCTTCTCTGGTTGTTTTGATCATCTCTCTAGTGTTCATTGGCGACTCCTTGCTTACACGGGTTGATCCGGCCACAGGAGTTTCGCATACATTCATTAGCGAAAAAATTTCAAACTTCTTCAACATCAGTCAGTTTGAGGTTCGACCATCGTGGGCCGCTACCTATTCAGTTTCAAAAAGCGCTCTCGCGGTCAATCCATTGCTTGGCTCCGGTCCCAACAAATTTTCAAAAGATTGGGCAAGCTTTAAACCTGACGGCATCAATTCATCAATTTTCTGGAATACCGATTTTGATTATGCTGTAGGTCTTGTGCCAACCATGATGATTTCCACCGGAATCCTCGGCAGTATTTCTTGGCTCTTGTTTTTTGGAGTATTTCTCTACTGGGGTTTTCGCGCTCTTTTTTCTACGAGTAGTAACAAGATATCTCGCTACCTCTCCGTATCTTCCTTCTTAGTGTCTTTGTTTTTGTGGATTATCAACATCTTTTATGTTCCAGGCCTCTCGATCGTGGCGCTCACGTTTTTCTTTACCGGACTTTTCGTTTCTTCCCTCTATCAGAGCGGATTAATGAAGCCGAAGGTTTTGTCATTCACTGAAGATCCAAAGAAAGGTTTCATTTCTGTTCTTCTTCTTATCATTCTTTTGGTTTGCACTATTACATTCTCGTACGCTCTTCTTGAAAAGACTATTGCAACTCTTAATTATCAAAAAAGTATTGTTGCCTTTAACTCTCAAGGAGATCTCGATAAGGCGGAAGTCTATCTACAAAAGGCAGCATCAGTCGACGGCTTGGCGCTCTACTATAGAACCCTTGCTCAAATTGATATTGCTCGAATGTCTACCTTGCTTTCTCAGGATGTTAGTGCTGTTTCGACTGATGTTTTGCAGACAAAGTTTCAGGGGTATTTGACTAACGCTTTGAACAACGCTCAACAAGCGATCAAGATTGATCCAAGCGATTATCAAAACATCATCACACTTGGAAAAGTCTACGAAACGGTTGTTCCGCTGAAAATTGCTGGAGCTTATGAAAATGCTCAGGCCGCATACAAGCAAGCGCTCGTGCTTAATCCAAAAAATCCTTCGATCAATTTGTTCTTGGCTCAATTGGAAGTTGTTCATGCCAATAATAAAGGAGCAAAGGATTACATCGCCGAAGCTCTTAAGCAAAAAAATAATTACACCGAAGCTATTTTCCTACTTGCTCAAATCCAAGTTTCCGAAGGTGATATAAAAAATGCCATCACTTCAGTACAAGCCGCATCATATCTTTCACCGAGTGATAGTGGGTTACTCTTCCAGTTAGGATTTTTACGCTACAACGTCAAGGATTACGCAGGAGCAGCCACAGCTCTTGAACAGGCGATTGCAATCAATTCCAATTACGCCAACGCTCAGTACTTCTTGGGCTTGAGTTACTATCATTTGGACAAAGTCCCGGAAGCCATCGCTCAGTTTAAAGCCTTGAAGATTACTAACCCTGATAACAAAGAGATCGATCTGATTCTTAAAAATCTCAGCGCCGGAAAAGATCCCTTTGCCAACGCCACGCCACCGATAGACAGTAAGCCTGAAAAACGATCGACACTTCCAGTCACTGAAAAAGCTCCGGCTGACGAAGCAGCTAACTAGCTATTATGGTCAAGAGAGTGCTCAATATGTTACATCGTGAGATAAGCGGACTCCATGAGGCCGCTTATCTTTTAGGCGTAGCCGCAATCGCATCGCAATTACTTGCCCTTCTGCGAGATCGAATTTTTGCCTACACTTTTGGAGCCAGTCGCACACTCGATATTTATTACGCCGCATTTCGCATTCCCGATCTTATTTTTGTTTCTATTGCTTCTGTGGTTTCGATTTCAATTCTCCTGCCGTTCTTTATAGAAAAGTTTAAGGAAGGGGAGGCGACAGGCAAGCGATTTGTTGACGCCAGCTTTTCGATTTTTTTTGCTGCCATTGTAGTCATTAGTTTTTTGGCTTACATTTGTATTCCATTTTTGACGCCATTTGCTTTCCCAGGGTTTTATAGCCCAGTGGTAAAAGCCCAACTTGTGATGTTGGCTCGCATTATGTTACTTTCCCCGATCCTCCTTGGTATCTCAAATTTTCTGGCCAGTATTACCCAGATGTACAATCGTTTTTTTATTTACGCGCTGAGTCCACTTCTTTATAATCTTGGTATTATCATTGGCGCGCTTTTTTTCTATCCTCTCTTTGGTATATCGGGTTTGGCCTTCGGAGTGGTGCTTGGAGCTGGACTCCATTGTCTTGTGCAAGTACCTTTTATTTTGGAACGAAAACTTTTTCC includes the following:
- a CDS encoding tetratricopeptide repeat protein, which translates into the protein MQNEAIDTEEKEIESSKSSYGFLEKISFSLVFILPLLVPLFFMSTNVLPFQFAKMLVFSIVIAVAFVCWILSRLKDGTFIFPANLITLGAALVLLVSTISAFFSGSIGWSLAGQSFELGTVASLAVLFLLFLLVSIYLRKKENIFYAYSLFLGSFLVIAVFELLRLIFGPSFLSFGVFNDVITSTLGKWNDLGIFFGTASVLALITLELISLSKIFRVFAYIVLTSSLFFLAVINLNVVWYILAVFSLSFLVYVISFEKKEGGSILADTSEKTSKVKRIPNASLVVLIISLVFIGDSLLTRVDPATGVSHTFISEKISNFFNISQFEVRPSWAATYSVSKSALAVNPLLGSGPNKFSKDWASFKPDGINSSIFWNTDFDYAVGLVPTMMISTGILGSISWLLFFGVFLYWGFRALFSTSSNKISRYLSVSSFLVSLFLWIINIFYVPGLSIVALTFFFTGLFVSSLYQSGLMKPKVLSFTEDPKKGFISVLLLIILLVCTITFSYALLEKTIATLNYQKSIVAFNSQGDLDKAEVYLQKAASVDGLALYYRTLAQIDIARMSTLLSQDVSAVSTDVLQTKFQGYLTNALNNAQQAIKIDPSDYQNIITLGKVYETVVPLKIAGAYENAQAAYKQALVLNPKNPSINLFLAQLEVVHANNKGAKDYIAEALKQKNNYTEAIFLLAQIQVSEGDIKNAITSVQAASYLSPSDSGLLFQLGFLRYNVKDYAGAATALEQAIAINSNYANAQYFLGLSYYHLDKVPEAIAQFKALKITNPDNKEIDLILKNLSAGKDPFANATPPIDSKPEKRSTLPVTEKAPADEAAN